The Bacteroidota bacterium genome has a segment encoding these proteins:
- a CDS encoding radical SAM protein gives MLETAYEEEFYFQWHITNECNLRCKHCYHDNYLDDSLKLDQLIKIGNHLCDAAKKWGKKASFSLTGGEPFTNPENLFAILELLETRNVDRIDILTNGFLIDEEIINRLKKFKKLRRIQLSLEGLKETNDRIRGDGSFDKTIKIIKLLKDHSFTISIMMTIGKHNKDEVIPLAKELKVLNVDTFILDRFIPEGQSQNKKDWLLSPEEIKNVYSEAYNYFQNCLKPRFLLYRTLFCLLNPDDPHIGAICSVGNNAVTIMPNGDVLPCRRLPIKIGNLLEETIYKIWYTSPLLWEMRNPKNLKGKCNNCEHIPICRGCRAMAYAITDDYFETDPQCWK, from the coding sequence TTGCTTGAAACAGCATACGAAGAGGAATTCTATTTCCAGTGGCATATAACAAATGAATGCAATCTGCGTTGTAAACACTGTTATCATGATAATTATCTTGATGATTCCTTAAAATTGGATCAATTAATAAAAATTGGGAATCATTTATGTGATGCAGCAAAAAAATGGGGTAAGAAAGCATCATTTAGTCTTACCGGAGGAGAACCATTTACTAATCCGGAAAATCTATTCGCAATACTTGAACTCCTAGAAACACGTAATGTCGACAGGATTGACATCCTTACCAATGGATTTTTAATAGATGAAGAAATTATTAATAGGCTCAAAAAATTTAAAAAACTTAGGAGGATTCAGCTTTCACTTGAAGGGCTGAAAGAAACAAATGATAGGATACGTGGTGATGGTTCTTTTGACAAAACGATTAAAATTATAAAACTATTAAAAGATCATTCATTCACAATAAGTATAATGATGACCATTGGGAAGCATAATAAAGATGAAGTAATTCCCCTTGCAAAAGAACTTAAAGTTTTAAATGTTGATACATTTATTCTTGACCGTTTTATCCCCGAAGGCCAAAGCCAGAATAAGAAAGACTGGTTGTTATCACCTGAAGAAATTAAAAATGTATATTCAGAAGCATATAATTATTTTCAAAATTGTTTAAAACCTCGCTTCTTACTTTATAGAACGTTATTTTGTCTTTTAAATCCTGATGATCCCCATATTGGTGCAATCTGTTCTGTAGGTAATAATGCAGTGACAATTATGCCAAATGGTGATGTTTTGCCCTGTAGAAGACTACCTATTAAAATTGGAAACTTATTAGAAGAAACAATTTATAAAATTTGGTATACCTCTCCTTTACTTTGGGAAATGAGAAATCCTAAAAACTTAAAGGGTAAATGTAATAATTGTGAACATATTCCTATTTGTAGGGGGTGCAGAGCAATGGCATATGCAATAACGGATGATTATTTTGAAACCGATCCTCAATGTTGGAAATAA
- a CDS encoding PqqD family protein — translation MLEIKMKKYILVENIILKFDEVSNRYYAFCISTGDHFILTKSGYFILEFLEMGKDINEIISFVHKNENIDLDTCKRDTLNFINKSEKIGIISILKEEQKNDKKEHN, via the coding sequence ATGTTGGAAATAAAAATGAAAAAATATATCCTTGTCGAAAACATTATCCTTAAATTTGATGAAGTATCAAATAGATATTACGCTTTCTGTATTTCAACTGGTGATCATTTTATTTTAACCAAAAGTGGATATTTTATTTTAGAGTTCCTTGAGATGGGCAAAGATATTAATGAAATTATTAGCTTTGTTCATAAAAATGAAAATATTGACCTTGACACATGCAAAAGAGACACATTAAATTTTATTAATAAATCTGAAAAAATTGGTATAATTTCTATTCTTAAAGAGGAGCAAAAAAATGATAAAAAAGAGCACAATTAA